In Nicotiana tabacum cultivar K326 chromosome 17, ASM71507v2, whole genome shotgun sequence, one DNA window encodes the following:
- the LOC142171565 gene encoding acyltransferase Pun1-like has protein sequence MAASGLLSSPSLVSICDKSFIKPSTLTPSTLRLHKLSFVDQSVSNMYIPVAFFYPKPQREESNNSQLSRIADLLQTSLSQTLVSYYPYAGILRDNATVECNDMGAEFLSVKINCPMSEILNHPHATDAESIVFPKDLPWKNNYEGGNLLVVQLSKFDCGGIAISACLSHKIGDGCSVINFLNHWANVTRDRRFVVPSPRFVGDSILSSLNGPLVAPQIMSNVSECVQKRFIFPAAKLDALRAKIAVESGVENPTRAEVVSALLYKSATKAAAASSANIQPSKLVHYLNVRTMIKPRLRRSAIGNLVSTFSTAAMQDIELPRLIHNLRKEVEVAYKKDQVDENELVLEIIDSMKKGKLPFEEKDENSTTTTMYFCSNVCKFPLYSVDFGLGKPERVCLANGPSKNYFFLKDYKTGRGVEARVMLQKQHMSAFECDEELLQFASSSLPSL, from the exons ATGGCCGCTTCGGGATTATTATCATCACCATCACTTGTTTCTATTTGTGACAAATCCTTCATCAAACCTTCTACTCTCACCCCTTCTACACTTAGACTTCACAAGCTATCTTTCGTCGATCAATCGGTCAGTAATATGTATATTCCTGTGGCCTTTTTTTACCCTAAACCGCAAAGAGAAGAGTCAAACAATTCTCAACTTTCCCGCATAGCTGATTTGTTGCAGACATCTCTGTCACAAACTCTAGTCTCTTACTATCCTTACGCAGGAATATTGAGAGACAATGCTACTGTTGAGTGTAATGACATGGGAGCTGAGTTCTTGAGTGTTAAAATTAATTGTCCCATGTCTGAAATCCTTAACCATCCTCATGCAACTGATGCAGAGAGTATAGTTTTTCCAAAGGACTTGCCTTGGAAGAATAATTATGAAGGTGGTAATTTACTTGTGGTTCAATTGAGTAAGTTTGATTGTGGGGGAATAGCCATTAGTGCATGTTTATCGCATAAGATTGGCGATGGTTGCTCTGTGATTAATTTTCTTAATCATTGGGCTAATGTCACTCGTGATCGTAGATTTGTAGTTCCTTCTCCTAGATTTGTAGGAGATTCTATTCTCTCTTCACTAAATGGTCCTCTTGTTGCTCCACAAATAATGTCTAATGTCAGTGAGTGCGTACAGAAAAGATTCATTTTTCCGGCTGCCAAATTGGATGCTCTTCGAGCTAAG ATAGCAGTTGAATCAGGAGTAGAGAACCCAACACGGGCTGAAGTTGTTAGTGCACTTCTTTACAAATCTGCAACAAAGGCAGCAGCAGCAAGTTCTGCAAATATACAACCATCTAAGTTGGTTCACTACTTAAATGTACGTACGATGATCAAACCTCGTCTACGACGAAGTGCAATTGGAAATCTCGTTTCCACGTTCTCCACAGCAGCTATGCAAGATATTGAGTTGCCAAGATTGATTCATAATCTAAGGAAGGAAGTTGAGGTAGCGTACAAGAAAGACCAAGTTGATGAAAATGAACTGGTCTTAGAAATAATAGATTCCatgaaaaaaggaaaattaccatttgaagaaaaagatgaaaattctactactactactatgtATTTTTGCAGCAACGTTTGCAAATTCCCACTCTACAGTGTAGATTTTGGATTGGGAAAACCTGAAAGAGTGTGTCTAGCAAATGGTCCTTCCAAGAATTACTTCTTCTTGAAAGATTACAAAACTGGGCGAGGCGTCGAGGCGCGAGTGATGTTGCAGAAACAACATATGTCTGCATTTGAATGTGATGAGGAACTTCTTCAGTTTGCCTCCTCCTCACTTCCAAGTCTTTAA